The sequence ATGTTTCGACAACCAAATAGTAATTGGATGCATCTTTCATCAAATTACAGGATTTACCTCCGGAGCGCGCCTTTGCTGATTTTGTTCTCTGCAACTTGGTGCTCCATTTGGTGATAATGAATTTCTTAGGTTAAAATTTTTGGGCATAGATTTTGTTATGTGTAACTGCGAGTCATAAAAAGGTTTAATGCTAGCAATGCAGCAAATTTCCTTTGGCTACTATTGCAGTTTGgagttttgtttatttagttatttacaACAATGAGAACTATGCATTGCTTAGGTGACCATATATACCCCTGATAAATTGTTTTGTATTAATCAAGAATGAttgacttttttctttttcttctttctttttaatgtagATCCTTGATTTTACTTGATAATCGAAGGTGTTTGTTCTTTTCTCCAGCGTCGCCCTCTTTAAAACTCAACCTTTCTGTGCAAGTTCAGGCCCTAAGCTGATCTCTTGgttttattagattattaactttttcataaattttgtcCTCAACAAAAAGATAACAACTGTTTACTTCTCATTGCTCTTGAAGTTTCACTTGCCATtgtaatttaagaattaagaaaagaaaattatttaataggagaaaaaaagttcaatttttttaataagataatagaGGATAATTATGGAGAagtatgaataataaataaaaataatagaaaagtgTACATGGAGAAGTATGAAATTGTTacaactattttttttttttctgtgaAGAAATTGTTATAACTTATTAGAGAGTATTGAATTTTCTAGAATTGAAAGAgtgttaaaaaatttgaaatattgaaaaaataagaaacacaACCGGTAATATTGCtgttataaaagaaaagaaagagtaaatttatattttttaaaattaaacggAAAAACAACTTATTTGAAACACAAAATGAGAGTATTTGCGATCATTGTGTATATAATAATTGTTAGGGTTTCACATCGGAACTAAATCCCTGGTCTGATTTTACAAGCAGGAACCGATCCCTAATTACATATAAtccattaattattaaaaaaataagttaaaaaaaaaaacattataattttaaatattcttatgaTAAAGTAACTGCTACGTGGCGTCTTTAGTCCTGTGAAAGATGAACTGAATCTTCTAGAAAATAGGCCCAAGTGGACACTGGCAACCAAGACATCAAAATTGGAAAAAggggaaaaaggaaagaaaaaaggaaaaagcacAGCTCTTGCTCTGAACAACCGTTCCCAGTCACTCTTTATCAGTaagatttttttgtttttgcagagagaaaaaggaaatgaagATAACCGGGGGAGGCGGATCAATAAGTGAGGTTTTGGTGCTAATTCCGTCTACTGGAGCTCTCGATCTCAGGTCTCCTCCTCATTTGAgacaccaccaccaccaccacttCCATTCTTTCTCCTTTCTCTCTTCTGCCCTCTTCAAAGTATgcctatctctctctctcccttttttccttattaaatttattgctATTGTCTTACATTAATCCCAACTTCTTCTCTCAAGTTAATGCTCTTTAATTGTAGAGATGTCCTTCGTTTGGCATGCCAAAGCAAGGAATTGGAACTATTAAGTGGCGTCAAAGAGGCTTAACCCTGAGAGCCTCAGGGGACGCTAACAATTATTCAGTTCCACTCCCTCCTCTTAAATTTGAGTCCCCGGTTGGCCAGCTTTTGGCTCAAATTTTGCAAACCCATCCTCATTTACTCCCTTCAGCTATTGATCAGCAGCTTGAGAACCTTCAATCTGACAGAGATGCCTCCACGGATCAATCTCCTTCGTCTCAAGATCTCCTTTACAAGTTAGCagcttccttttttctttcttttttctgttttccCGTTTCACTTTCTCACTGCACATTTATCGGAATTACATAGCATAGCCCGAGTGTTTGAGGCTTGGGTATATTCAAGCACAACTATAAATTGACTCATCAAATATTCAAACTATACTTGTTTTTCTATTTGtgttgtctttttctttttcttttttttcttttctccttttattaGATGGGTCTTTGTATTTCCTAGAACATCTCAGGCAAGTCCTCCGTCACTATATTCACTTTGGAGTTTGATGGAGTATACTGTGGTTATCTGAgaactaaaaatcaaataaagtaTTGCACATTAGCACTAGCTGTGAACTTTTTTTTGGGAATATAAGGCATTTTAGATCTATTTTGTTAAAGAGGCAACTCAGTCTGGTGGATTCATTTTGAGCAATCAGCCTGTTTCTTGTGTGCTTCTATGGCCCATTAAGGTCTGGGGATAGTTGAATAGTAGGTTAGCTCTTTTAGGTTCATAATTTCATATTGTTTAAAAGAACGTAGGTTCTATGTGATGTAGCCTTGGGACAATAAATTGCTTGAGctttctcataaaataaataacttttaaggATTTCTTTGGTGTATTAAGCAATAAGGAAGGAAAGATACACTGGAAATATGTTGCATTTATGTAATGGTAATAGGACGTTCAGGGGTTTTTTACTAGAGTTTTAGGGAAATCTCGAGTATGAATGATGCAAGAACTCTACTAGGGCCAACCATTACATTCTTTTGCAATATTGTCTTGGATAAGGGTTTAAAATTAGACCTTGTAAGGTGCTGAAGATAAGCGAACAAATTAAAGTTGTGAGAGATAAAATAGTGCAATAGTGATGAAGAGTACTATTTCATCCATATTTTCTCGACTTAGCATAAGCTGCAGCTTTAAACATGCATAGTGATGGAGAGAGACTGCTAACATGTCATGCCCTTCTGTTATCCTCTTTTTCTGAAAAGGAGGGAAAATTACTTCTTTTCTAGGATTTCCTTTGCCATTTTTCCCTTCGTACATGACTTACTTAGCTTAGTTGATTCCCTAAACTATTAGCTTCTAGGAAATTTGGATCCCAAATTGAGATCTTCTTGTGTTCATTCATTGcgattattaaaaatataatgattGGGTGTTAGTTGATTTCATTTTGCAACTTGAAGCAATCAAGTGTAAATCTTCTAGTCCAAGggttttatatgaaaaatgagTAGCATTGAGTGCGAATTACATATTCATCCTACTGTTGCACAACAAATTGGAATTTAGTTGCTGTGTCGCAATTCATATATGTCAGCAACCACAgtaaaattcaataatatgTTTTCTACATGTGTCAATTTTTTTCTAGAGTTCTAGACCTTTCCCGAACCCTCAGTCACATCTATTATATGGGTGCAGGCCATAAATGAGTGTAGTATGATTGTTTGGATCATAAGGAATTCTTCGAGTCTCAAATGAGTGGGTTAGCTTGGATATGGCTACCTGAAAATAGGAATAATTGCAAAGACAGATATTGCACCAAATTTGGAACCTTAATGGCAACACTTAAAAGGACCATTATGCCTCTTGACGTCTATTGTGTCTATTTCTTTCCATTGTGACTTAAGGAAGATAAGAGTCACCCTCAATAGAAGTCTGACATATTCAGGATAAGAACGCTTCATTGGTCAAAACTACAGGCAGTTGAGCATTGAGTTGTTAACACTTAGTCGATATGCAGTCAATGTCATGAAAGCAGCTTTTATTTGAATGGTACTCTAGTAAGAAAACATCTTGAGTTAGATACATCTTTCATAGATTGTGACCATCATTAGATGACAAGTTTCGTTTACTTGTTTTTTTGACCCATGATTACTCAAGTATACTCTGAAGTTTTATTGGAGTCGCTAAACCTCAGTTTATACTATCAGGATATTCAAAGTTCAATTTTATCTAATCAAGTGTTTTAGCTCCATTTTAATGAAATCAATGGCTGGAGTGCTGATATGGCATATCGGACATGAGGTAGTGTGCTgaaaatgtacataaaatgtaatgtaaaggaaaaggaaaaaaaagaggagGAAATATTAGGGAAACTAACCTTCTGCTATCTCATTTCTGTTATGTTACATCAGCAATCCAGCTAGTAATTTCACTGAAATTTGCGGCTAATGACttgcttaataaaaattaagctCGAACTAGCATGATTGAACAAATTGAATTGTGGTGACTCGGGCATACATCAGTGATCACTTGAATAGTTTACCCTGTTATTTCAGTATGTATATTTTCATTACGTCAGGACAATTAAAAGCTTTGATTGCCTTGGCTATCCTTTGGAATggttttctattaataaaataattaatataactagatttttgtaattttaggAGAATAGCTGAAGTGAAGGAGAAGGAAAGGCGGAAGACACTGGAGGAGATCATTTACTCATTGATAGTGCAGAAATTTTTAGACAATGACATTTTAATGATCCCAAAAGTATCAGCAACCTCAGATCCTACAGGAAGAGTAGATTTTTGGCCAAACCAGGAACAGAAATTAGAATCTGTTCATTCACCTGAAGCCTTTGAAATGATATTGAGCCATTTGACCCTTGTATTGGGAGAGCGTGTGGTGGGTCCCCTTGAAACGATTGTTCAAATTAGCAAAATCAAACTTGGGAAGTTGTATGCTGCATCTATAATGTATGGGTATTTCCTCAGAAGAGTGGACGAGCGATTTCAGCTGGAGAGAACTATGAATACCTTACCCAAGGGTTATGATGAAAACCGGGCACGATATGACGAACCAAGCCCAATGAATCGACTTTGGGATCCAGATTCGTTGATAAGGATTCAACCTGATAATGGAGGTGATAGCGAAATGGGTTTCATGGATACTGTTGAAGGAAAATCATACAGACTGAGATCATATGTGATGTATTTGGATGTAGAGACACTTCAAAGATATGCGACAATAAGATCCAAGGAAGCGATGTCGTTAATTGAGAAGCAAACACAAGCACTGTTCGGGAGGCCTGATATAAGGATTGCTGAGGATGGTTCCATTGACACAGCGAATGATGAAGTGATTTCTATCACTTTCTCTGGACTGACCATGCTCGTCTTGGAGGCAGTAGCATTTGGATCATTCCTATGGGAGGGAGAAAGCTATGTCGAATCGAAATACCATTTTATCAGCAGTTAATaagacaattttatttttatatttcacaTTTTTGTCGAGTCATTGTTGCTGTTGTGTAATTATAATTGCAGTCTTGTTCTGGCATGCTGTTAAACATGAGTTGTGCAGTTGAAGTATAGATACTTAGATAGGGGCATCTGGCCATGAATACAATGTTGTAATAGCTCCTAAAGATGTATAGCCAGCCATCTCTTCCTAGCAAATGTCCGTCTCCACCACACACAAGACAAGAGTCATTATTGCAAGTATCTCAGGG comes from Ricinus communis isolate WT05 ecotype wild-type chromosome 5, ASM1957865v1, whole genome shotgun sequence and encodes:
- the LOC8278517 gene encoding UV-B-induced protein At3g17800, chloroplastic; this encodes MKITGGGGSISEVLVLIPSTGALDLRSPPHLRHHHHHHFHSFSFLSSALFKRCPSFGMPKQGIGTIKWRQRGLTLRASGDANNYSVPLPPLKFESPVGQLLAQILQTHPHLLPSAIDQQLENLQSDRDASTDQSPSSQDLLYKRIAEVKEKERRKTLEEIIYSLIVQKFLDNDILMIPKVSATSDPTGRVDFWPNQEQKLESVHSPEAFEMILSHLTLVLGERVVGPLETIVQISKIKLGKLYAASIMYGYFLRRVDERFQLERTMNTLPKGYDENRARYDEPSPMNRLWDPDSLIRIQPDNGGDSEMGFMDTVEGKSYRLRSYVMYLDVETLQRYATIRSKEAMSLIEKQTQALFGRPDIRIAEDGSIDTANDEVISITFSGLTMLVLEAVAFGSFLWEGESYVESKYHFISS